A single genomic interval of Eurosta solidaginis isolate ZX-2024a chromosome 3, ASM4086904v1, whole genome shotgun sequence harbors:
- the LOC137243555 gene encoding uncharacterized protein, with protein sequence MAQKTAKVDNLTLNVSMERCGNVRKLLEEQHRKWWRNQQHDQQEWWADEDSYNLTAFNQINGIWPLGHPLPLPDWATAHDDEHTKGILNFDSVWEYEDLNAIIETKLHRMLEETHYDTVNLFVDFYNAFKRTRRSDLKSFFQFYDLPINRRHHMCVSLAMEIMARIIEIFPVLQHYLYLVSCEEQVMSQSDYIESTDEVGGLNSPDANVEKEHSMVAMKISIAGREGVMILDPGYHVGRAVTVMSDQMYPHTGWFTQSNEPRVERDYCYNYCLHSNKYVEWRERETRGDEQSFKSSLIYVEQPYMTAIDVTVRRNLVYNFRSLLSRDAKGRVFAGIYLPVMSNSNEAHFTIFYDGPNDQRVKVKFMFNVFKNPSKIPDNVQQHLDKLAPQLNMKQKELANLCKSLAEVIHDKDFIRQLLTINDDIDNMSAEN encoded by the exons ATGGCACAGAAAACTGCTAAAGTGGATAATCTGACATTGAATGTGTCGATGGAACGCTGCGGCAACGTACGTAAGTTACTTGAAGAGCAGCACCGCAAATGGTGGCGCAACCAACAACATGACCAACAAGAATGGTGGGCCGATGAGGACAGCTACAATTTAACTGCATTCAATCAAATCAACGGAATTTGGCCTTTGGGTCATCCATTGCCACTACCAGATTGGGCAACGGCTCACGATGATGAGCATACCAAAGGCATTTTGAATTTTGATTCAGTTTGGGAATATGAGGACTTAAATGCAATTATAGAGACGAAATTACATCGAATGCTGGAAGAAACACACTATGACACTGTTAACCTATTTGTAGACTTTTATAACGCATTCAAACGTACGCGCCGTTCGGATTTGAAATCATTCTTCCAATTCTATGATTTACCGATCAATAGACGCCATCACATGTGTGTATCATTGGCTATGGAGATAATGGCACGCATTATTGAAATATTTCCCGTTCTACAACATTATTTGTATCTGGTTTCGTGCGAAGAGCAAGTGATGTCGCAAAGTGACTATATTGAAAGCACTGACGAAGTGGGTGGTTTGAATTCTCCAGATGCTAACGTGGAAAAGGAACATTCTATGGTAGCTATGAAGATATCAATTGCCGGTCGTGAGGGTGTGATGATATTGGATCCGGGTTATCATGTAGGACGTGCTGTGACAGTAATGTCGGACCAAATGTATCCACATACTG GTTGGTTCACACAATCGAACGAGCCGCGCGTAGAACGTGATTATTGTTATAACTATTGCCTACATAGCAATAAGTATGTTGAATGGAGGGAGCGTGAAACACGCGGCGACGAACAATCTTTCAAGTCATCTCTCATATATGTCGAACAACCGTACATGACTGCAATTGATGTGACCGTACGTCGTAATTTGGTATACAACTTCCGTTCGCTGCTATCGCGCGACGCAAAGGGGCGCGTTTTCGCCGGAATTTATTTACCGGTTATGTCAAACAGTAACGAAGCACATTTCACCATATTCTATGATGGACCTAATGATCAACGCGTAAAAGTGAAGTTCATGTTTAACGTCTTCAAAAATCCCTCAaag ATTCCGGACAACGTACAACAACATTTAGATAAGTTGGCACCGCAGTTAAATATGAAACAAAAAGAGCTGGCTAATCTCTGTAAATCCTTAGCTGAAGTCATACATGACAAGGATTTCATACGACAACTATTGACTATCAATGATGATATCGACAATATGTCAGCTGAGAATTGA